One genomic window of Punica granatum isolate Tunisia-2019 chromosome 1, ASM765513v2, whole genome shotgun sequence includes the following:
- the LOC116192700 gene encoding probable polygalacturonase isoform X2, which yields MLVALLLLLALSNAIEASGEESDGGLCDYKVALDPRPHSVSITEFGAVGDGKTLNTIAFQNAIFYLKSFADKGGAQLYVPPGRWLTGSFNLTSHLTLFLEKGAVVLGSQDPTHWDVVEPLPSYGRGIELPGRRYRSLINGYMLDDVVITGDNGTIDGQGSMWWNWFNNKTLNYSRPHLVEFVSSKSVVVSNLTFLNAPAYNIHPVYCSDVHIQNISISAPPESPFTVGVAPDSSDNVCIEDCTISTGYDSITLKSGWDEYGISYGMPTTNLHIRQVHLQSSAGSTIAFGSEMSGGISQVLIEGAHLYHSSSGVEFRTTRGRGGYITDISISGLEMEDVHLAFSATGQCETHPDDNFDPFALPAVNKIFIQNVTGKNISIAGEFTGIRESPFTSICLSNITLSITSELPASWSCSNVSGHSTSVSPEPCPELQVGVPCLNSSWSGRIFSQSSSIGRAEAL from the exons ATGCTA GTAGCATTGCTCTTGCTTTTGGCACTGAGCAATGCAATCGAGGCAAGTGGCGAGGAGAGCGATGGTGGGCTGTGTGACTACAAGGTGGCATTGGATCCTCGGCCCCACAGTGTGTCCATCACTGAGTTTGGGGCTGTAGGGGATGGGAAAACCTTAAACACCATTGCCTTTCAAAATGCGATCTTCTACCTCAAGTCGTTCGCGGACAAGGGCGGTGCCCAGCTCTATGTTCCCCCTGGCCGGTGGCTCACGGGCAGTTTCAACCTGACGAGCCACCTCACTCTCTTTCTGGAGAAAGGTGCTGTAGTTCTTGGGTCTCAG GACCCAACTCATTGGGATGTTGTCGAACCTCTGCCCTCATATGGGCGGGGGATTGAGCTTCCTGGAAGAAGATACCGAAGCTTGATAAATGGATATATGTTGGACGATGTCGTAATAACGG GTGATAATGGGACAATAGATGGGCAGGGCTCAATGTGGTGGAACTGGTTCAACAATAAGACATTGAACTATAGCCGGCCCCACCTTGTTGAGTTCGTGTCATCTAAGTCAGTCGTCGTCTCTAACCTCACATTCTTGAATGCCCCTGCCTACAACATCCATCCAGTCTATTGTAG CGATGTGCATATTCAGAACATTTCGATTTCTGCTCCACCCGAGTCCCCATTCACAGTCGGTGTTGCCCCAG ATTCTTCTGATAATGTGTGCATAGAAGATTGCACTATTAGCACAGGATATGACTCGATCACCCTTAAGAGCGGATGGGATGAATATGGCATCTCCTACGGTATGCCCACCACTAACCTGCACATCAGGCAGGTCCACCTCCAGTCTTCTGCAGGGTCCACCATTGCCTTTGGGAGCGAGATGTCAGGTGGGATCTCCCAGGTCCTTATCGAGGGGGCGCACCTTTACCATTCGTCTAGTGGGGTTGAGTTTCGGACCACGAGGGGCCGAGGAGGGTACATTACGGACATATCCATATCGGGCCTCGAAATGGAAGATGTCCACCTTGCATTCAGTGCCACAGGCCAGTGCGAGACACACCCTGATGACAACTTCGATCCTTTTGCTCTTCCAGCAGTCAATAAAATCTTCATACAGAATGTGACAGGGAAAAACATCTCCATTGCTGGAGAGTTCACCGGAATCAGGGAATCACCTTTCACCTCCATCTGCCTATCAAACATCACCTTGTCCATCACTTCTGAATTACCAGCCTCATGGAGCTGCTCCAATGTGTCTGGACATTCCACCTCGGTTTCTCCTGAGCCCTGTCCTGAGCTCCAAGTTGGGGTCCCCTGCTTGAACTCCTCCTGGTCGGGGCGCATATTCAGTCAGAGTTCTAGCATCGGCCGTGCAGAAGCCTTATAG
- the LOC116192700 gene encoding probable polygalacturonase isoform X1 → MEFLFFKRLRRDNFFLLHLCQYILSQVALLLLLALSNAIEASGEESDGGLCDYKVALDPRPHSVSITEFGAVGDGKTLNTIAFQNAIFYLKSFADKGGAQLYVPPGRWLTGSFNLTSHLTLFLEKGAVVLGSQDPTHWDVVEPLPSYGRGIELPGRRYRSLINGYMLDDVVITGDNGTIDGQGSMWWNWFNNKTLNYSRPHLVEFVSSKSVVVSNLTFLNAPAYNIHPVYCSDVHIQNISISAPPESPFTVGVAPDSSDNVCIEDCTISTGYDSITLKSGWDEYGISYGMPTTNLHIRQVHLQSSAGSTIAFGSEMSGGISQVLIEGAHLYHSSSGVEFRTTRGRGGYITDISISGLEMEDVHLAFSATGQCETHPDDNFDPFALPAVNKIFIQNVTGKNISIAGEFTGIRESPFTSICLSNITLSITSELPASWSCSNVSGHSTSVSPEPCPELQVGVPCLNSSWSGRIFSQSSSIGRAEAL, encoded by the exons ATGGAATTCCTGTTCTTTAAAAGGCTTCGGAGAGataatttctttcttctgcATTTGTGTCAATATATTTTGTCTCAGGTAGCATTGCTCTTGCTTTTGGCACTGAGCAATGCAATCGAGGCAAGTGGCGAGGAGAGCGATGGTGGGCTGTGTGACTACAAGGTGGCATTGGATCCTCGGCCCCACAGTGTGTCCATCACTGAGTTTGGGGCTGTAGGGGATGGGAAAACCTTAAACACCATTGCCTTTCAAAATGCGATCTTCTACCTCAAGTCGTTCGCGGACAAGGGCGGTGCCCAGCTCTATGTTCCCCCTGGCCGGTGGCTCACGGGCAGTTTCAACCTGACGAGCCACCTCACTCTCTTTCTGGAGAAAGGTGCTGTAGTTCTTGGGTCTCAG GACCCAACTCATTGGGATGTTGTCGAACCTCTGCCCTCATATGGGCGGGGGATTGAGCTTCCTGGAAGAAGATACCGAAGCTTGATAAATGGATATATGTTGGACGATGTCGTAATAACGG GTGATAATGGGACAATAGATGGGCAGGGCTCAATGTGGTGGAACTGGTTCAACAATAAGACATTGAACTATAGCCGGCCCCACCTTGTTGAGTTCGTGTCATCTAAGTCAGTCGTCGTCTCTAACCTCACATTCTTGAATGCCCCTGCCTACAACATCCATCCAGTCTATTGTAG CGATGTGCATATTCAGAACATTTCGATTTCTGCTCCACCCGAGTCCCCATTCACAGTCGGTGTTGCCCCAG ATTCTTCTGATAATGTGTGCATAGAAGATTGCACTATTAGCACAGGATATGACTCGATCACCCTTAAGAGCGGATGGGATGAATATGGCATCTCCTACGGTATGCCCACCACTAACCTGCACATCAGGCAGGTCCACCTCCAGTCTTCTGCAGGGTCCACCATTGCCTTTGGGAGCGAGATGTCAGGTGGGATCTCCCAGGTCCTTATCGAGGGGGCGCACCTTTACCATTCGTCTAGTGGGGTTGAGTTTCGGACCACGAGGGGCCGAGGAGGGTACATTACGGACATATCCATATCGGGCCTCGAAATGGAAGATGTCCACCTTGCATTCAGTGCCACAGGCCAGTGCGAGACACACCCTGATGACAACTTCGATCCTTTTGCTCTTCCAGCAGTCAATAAAATCTTCATACAGAATGTGACAGGGAAAAACATCTCCATTGCTGGAGAGTTCACCGGAATCAGGGAATCACCTTTCACCTCCATCTGCCTATCAAACATCACCTTGTCCATCACTTCTGAATTACCAGCCTCATGGAGCTGCTCCAATGTGTCTGGACATTCCACCTCGGTTTCTCCTGAGCCCTGTCCTGAGCTCCAAGTTGGGGTCCCCTGCTTGAACTCCTCCTGGTCGGGGCGCATATTCAGTCAGAGTTCTAGCATCGGCCGTGCAGAAGCCTTATAG
- the LOC116192700 gene encoding probable polygalacturonase isoform X3 — MLVTLLLLLALSNAIEASGEESDGGLCDYKVALDPRPHSVSITEFGAVGDGKTLNTIAFQNAIFYLKSFADKGGAQLYVPPGRWLTGSFNLTSHLTLFLEKGAVVLGSQDPTHWDVVEPLPSYGRGIELPGRRYRSLINGYMLDDVVITGDNGTIDGQGSMWWNWFNNKTLNYSRPHLVEFVSSKSVVVSNLTFLNAPAYNIHPVYCSDVHIQNISISAPPESPFTVGVAPDSSDNVCIEDCTISTGYDSITLKSGWDEYGISYGMPTTNLHIRQVHLQSSAGSTIAFGSEMSGGISQVLIEGAHLYHSSSGVEFRTTRGRGGYITDISISGLEMEDVHLAFSATGQCETHPDDNFDPFALPAVNKIFIQNVTGKNISIAGEFTGIRESPFTSICLSNITLSITSELPASWSCSNVSGHSTSVSPEPCPELQVGVPCLNSSWSGRIFSQSSSIGRAEAL; from the exons ATGCTAGTAA CATTGCTCTTGCTTTTGGCACTGAGCAATGCAATCGAGGCAAGTGGCGAGGAGAGCGATGGTGGGCTGTGTGACTACAAGGTGGCATTGGATCCTCGGCCCCACAGTGTGTCCATCACTGAGTTTGGGGCTGTAGGGGATGGGAAAACCTTAAACACCATTGCCTTTCAAAATGCGATCTTCTACCTCAAGTCGTTCGCGGACAAGGGCGGTGCCCAGCTCTATGTTCCCCCTGGCCGGTGGCTCACGGGCAGTTTCAACCTGACGAGCCACCTCACTCTCTTTCTGGAGAAAGGTGCTGTAGTTCTTGGGTCTCAG GACCCAACTCATTGGGATGTTGTCGAACCTCTGCCCTCATATGGGCGGGGGATTGAGCTTCCTGGAAGAAGATACCGAAGCTTGATAAATGGATATATGTTGGACGATGTCGTAATAACGG GTGATAATGGGACAATAGATGGGCAGGGCTCAATGTGGTGGAACTGGTTCAACAATAAGACATTGAACTATAGCCGGCCCCACCTTGTTGAGTTCGTGTCATCTAAGTCAGTCGTCGTCTCTAACCTCACATTCTTGAATGCCCCTGCCTACAACATCCATCCAGTCTATTGTAG CGATGTGCATATTCAGAACATTTCGATTTCTGCTCCACCCGAGTCCCCATTCACAGTCGGTGTTGCCCCAG ATTCTTCTGATAATGTGTGCATAGAAGATTGCACTATTAGCACAGGATATGACTCGATCACCCTTAAGAGCGGATGGGATGAATATGGCATCTCCTACGGTATGCCCACCACTAACCTGCACATCAGGCAGGTCCACCTCCAGTCTTCTGCAGGGTCCACCATTGCCTTTGGGAGCGAGATGTCAGGTGGGATCTCCCAGGTCCTTATCGAGGGGGCGCACCTTTACCATTCGTCTAGTGGGGTTGAGTTTCGGACCACGAGGGGCCGAGGAGGGTACATTACGGACATATCCATATCGGGCCTCGAAATGGAAGATGTCCACCTTGCATTCAGTGCCACAGGCCAGTGCGAGACACACCCTGATGACAACTTCGATCCTTTTGCTCTTCCAGCAGTCAATAAAATCTTCATACAGAATGTGACAGGGAAAAACATCTCCATTGCTGGAGAGTTCACCGGAATCAGGGAATCACCTTTCACCTCCATCTGCCTATCAAACATCACCTTGTCCATCACTTCTGAATTACCAGCCTCATGGAGCTGCTCCAATGTGTCTGGACATTCCACCTCGGTTTCTCCTGAGCCCTGTCCTGAGCTCCAAGTTGGGGTCCCCTGCTTGAACTCCTCCTGGTCGGGGCGCATATTCAGTCAGAGTTCTAGCATCGGCCGTGCAGAAGCCTTATAG